From the genome of Brassica oleracea var. oleracea cultivar TO1000 chromosome C4, BOL, whole genome shotgun sequence:
GAGAGGCTCACCCGCCTATGGAAGACTTGTTGACCAACCAAGTCATTGACGGAGCTAGTTTTCATAAATGCAAGTTGATGAAATATTCAAGCTTACTCTGTTTTCTTTGCTTGTTAGATGTAGCATTTTCGTTGAACAACAAAAAAAATGAGAAATTGCACTTCACACATTAGCACTTTACCCTATTTAGCTCAATACCCATCGACTTACTTCTCTGTTATTATCGATATTTGTTGGACGATTTTAAACCTATAGTAATTTATCGGTTTTCTTTGGTTTTCTTTTTTCAATTTTCGGATTAACTATAGTTACACTTAAAGTTTATTGTCAGACAAGTTGTAACCTATCCCTGTTCTTTAAAACCTTCAATTTCGATAATTCCTATCTAAGCTTTTCTGCTATATATATTCTTATGTTCGTCTTTCCATCTATCTCAATTTTCGGATTAAATAGAAGCTTTGCATACGTCTCCGTCTGAGACAAGCTGGCTAGACCACAAGCAATAAAGAAACAAAAACCATGAACATCAAAAGGCCTCGAACCATACCACATAACCCATCCCAATCAGATTCCACAAAACCCATTCTTATTTTTGTATTATGTCACGACATAATTGATTTTATTTCCTATATAAAAAACTTAGGCGGATATTATTTTATTTGTCTTGTATAAAGTTTGTTCTAAACCATAACAATCATCATCAGAAATACCAAATTTTATATCGGGCTACAAATTCCTCTATAAATCTAAGCACTTAAATAGCTTGCTAATTCTTCGTTCAAGGCCTGCTATAAATTCCTATATCAATAAAAGCAAATAACTAATTTTGTTAAAAAAATATATTAAAAATTTGTGCTATAAAATATATACATGTTAGCCGGCTACATACATTAGATGGCCTAAACAAAATTTATCCGGTTATTACTCTTTTTGTCTTGGATAAAATTTGCTCTAACCATATCAGTTACCATCGATAAAATGTATTAAATTTTCATGCAAATCTATTAAATGCATTTAGCCGGCTAACATATACTCCCTCTGTTTTTTTAATGTTACATATTCTAGATTTTTCACACATTTTAATAAAACACATTAAATTTGCATATTTTTTGTGTTTATCTTTGTTTTATAATTTTAAGCCAATAACAATTCAGTAAGTGCAATTAAGTTTTTTGAAATTTACAATTAGTTAATAAAACATGTATTGAAAATGTAAAAAATGGATTTTTTTAAAACAAATTTTTTTCCTAAAATATGTAATATTAAGGAGTAGAGGGAGTATATTATATGTGAATCGAAAAGCTAAACGATAAAATATGATGTAGCTGAAAGCCCTTTTACAAAAAAAAAAAATGATGTAGTTATGTTTACACGTAGGTTCAGAAGTGGTCGACTTCCCTTATACGTACGTGTTCATTACCTATATATAGCCCCTTTTTCCCAAATTGAAATTGAAACTGTAACCCTACTTTTTCTCTGTTTTCTTCCTCTTCCGATCCCCTCGAAGACCCTATATGACCTATCTATCAACCACCGTACAAACATAATCTCGTCTGTTTCACACATTTTTCAAATTCTCTCATAAATCATTTCCGATTTATCTGTTTAAAAATGTATTTTTTCTCTTGGTTGTTCAAACAAAAAAATTAATTTTTCTACGGAGGTTATATTGGTTGTAAAATTTTACTCTGATGGAGTTTATTTGGAAATGGTAAAAATCTTCTACTAGCAGAGAGAGGGTTAGTAAAATACACGCTCATAAATAGTTTGTCAAACTCCCAAAAACACTGTATTGAGTATTTTTTTAATTTTGCATATTTTTTGTGGTTTTTGAGCTAATTGACTCAAAAAAAAAAGCTAATTTCATCAAGGAGATGACTTTTGCGTTGATGGATGATTAATTTATCTATCGAAAAGGCTGTGGTTGGGGCATATATTTAGAGTTTTGTGTGACCTCATCGATAAGAAATGGGAGAGTTTGAGTAACTTAAAAGAGTTAAAACAAACCTAGTTTGTTTCTTAACAGTCGTCTCATAGATGGTGAGAAGATCCATTCAATTTTCGCACTTGTGCCATTACTCTAAGCCAATGGGTGCATATTTTGGCAAGTACTGACATACTATCCAAGGTTGCTTCCGAAGTCAACAATCCCAAGCCTTCTCCAAACCATAGAGGATGTCTTCTCCCTCGCAAATACCCATAATCCGTTTCTTGGTCTTCTCTTATTGATGTTTTGGTCGCTCCTCCCAGTAGAAGAACTTTATGTTATCAGTTATACAGTTAATTAAAGGAACGCTTAATGGACTGATTTTTAAAAGTCAATATCTACTCTCGTGCATCCTTTTGTATATAGTTCATACTATTATTCTTTTGACAGTTTACTATTACTGTAAAGGTGTTAAACTGAACTCCACTTCTGACCGAACATTCTCAATTATGTATATGACCGACCCAACTACACAACAAAAAAATAGTAGTATACATTTAGAACAGGGGCATGATTGTAATATCGCTATGCTATGATGCTAAAACCCTACCTTCCTCTCCATCGAGGCCATTCACCACTATATATATACACACACACGCTTCTCGATCTCCCTCTTCAACCTAGCCGCTACACTATCTTCCCTCAGCGACAATCACTGAGGTAAGCGATTTACTCCCCATCTATTATCTCATTTCTTACTCTTCTGAAACAGTTTCGATCTCATTCAATTTCTATCAGCTTAACGCTTCTTTACATATATCGTTTTATTTGGAAGATTGATTGCTGGTTAGATCTGTTGTGTGTTGATCGTTTCTTTAAATGATTCATCTGCAGATAATTCAGCCATGGGTAAAGAGAAGTTCCACATCAACATCGTGGTCATCGGCCACGTGGATTCCGGAAAATCGACAACCACCGGTCACCTGATCTACAAGCTCGGCGGTATCGACAAGCGTGTCATCGAGAGGTTCGAGAAGGAAGCCGCCGAGATGAACAAGAGGTCTTTCAAGTACGCGTGGGTCCTTGACAAGCTCAAGGCCGAGCGTGAGCGTGGTATCACCATCGACATTGCTCTCTGGAAGTTCGAGACCACCAAGTACTACTGCACCGTCATCGACGCTCCTGGCCATCGCGATTTCATCAAGAACATGATCACCGGTACCTCCCAGGCTGATTGTGCTGTTCTAATTATCGATTCCACCACCGGTGGGTTTGAGGCTGGGATCTCTAAGGATGGTCAGACGCGTGAGCATGCTCTTCTCGCTTTCACGCTTGGTGTTAAGCAAATGATTTGCTGCTGTAACAAGGTGAATGATCTCTTTACTCTTTAGCTTATTTGTGTGTTGTTGTGTTCTTGATGCTAACGTTATTGATTATGTAACAGATGGATGCTACTACTCCTAAGTACTCTAAGGCTAGGTACGATGAGATTATCAAGGAGGTGTCTTCTTACTTGAAGAAGGTTGGTTACAACCCTGACAAGATCCCGTTTGTCCCCATCTCTGGTTTCGAGGGTGACAACATGATTGAGAGGTCCACCAACCTCGACTGGTACAAGGGACCGACTCTCCTCGAGGCTCTTGACCAGATCAACGAGCCCAAGAGGCCTTCAGACAAGCCCCTCCGACTTCCCCTCCAGGATGTCTACAAGATTGGTGGGATTGGAACGGTGCCGGTTGGTCGTGTTGAGACTGGTATGCTCAAGCCTGGTATGGTTGTGACATTCGCTCCTTCGGGTTTGACCACTGAGGTTAAGTCTGTTGAGATGCACCACGAGTCTCTTGTGGAGGCGCTTCCAGGTGACAACGTTGGGTTCAATGTTAAGAACGTTGCTGTCAAGGATCTTAAGCGTGGGTACGTTGCGTCCAACTCCAAGGATGATCCTGCTAAAGGCGCTGCTAACTTCACCTCCCAGGTCATCATCATGAACCACCCTGGTCAGATTGGTAATGGTTACGCCCCGGTTCTTGATTGCCACACCTCCCACATTGCTGTCAAGTTCTCTGAGATCTTGACCAAGATTGATAGGCGTTCTGGTAAGGAGATTGAGAAGGAGCCCAAGTTTTTGAAGAATGGTGATGCTGGTATGGTGAAGATGACTCCCACCAAGCCTATGGTTGTTGAGACTTTCTCTGAGTACCCACCGCTTGGACGTTTCGCTGTTAGGGACATGAGGCAGACTGTTGCTGTCGGTGTCATCAAGAGTGTTGACAAGAAGGACCCGACCGGAGCTAAGGTGACCAAGGCTGCCGTCAAGAAGGGTGCCAAGTAAAGTACCTTCAGCAAGAGTCTTTCATCCGAAGACAATTTTAGTTTTTTCACAGTAGTTTGGTGTTTGGTCGCTTGTTTGTGTTATAGCTTCGTCTCTTGTCCGTCAGAACTATGTTCTCGTAACTGGGTTCTCGATCGGAGGTGGCGGAGCTACGTTGAACTCTAGCTTGCTGTTTTTTTGTTTTACTTTTGCTATCGGGTTATGAACTATTTTGGATGTTTAGTTATTATGAATATGGCATGAGATCATTTCGTGTTGTCTAATATTGTTTTTATGCGTATCGTAAATCTCTGAAGACATTGTTGAATCCATTTTATTACAAATGCTAACTTTCACATTTTCTTGTTGGGTCACAAGAGTGAACTAACAGCCTCTCGCATATTTTTCAATCTAGTTAACGGGGACAGTGAATGCTCTCGCTTCCAGGAACAAATAACGGGGACAATATATAGCCCTGTTCGTTTCATAATCGCCGGATCCAGCGGCTGCGGCAGAAAAACGTACTGTGGCGGAGACAAAAATTAGTATCAAAGGCCAAAGTTGACGCTAATAGATTGCCGGAAAGAGCAGAAACTTAAACGCCAATGCCGCTGATTTATTCAGCGTCCGTTTTATTCGTTGTTTGTTGCCGCAGAGACTGAAAGTTCAGTTAACGATGTTTTACTGGTGCTCTGTGTTGCCACTTTTAAAGGTTTAATTTTCTGACGCTACGTTTGACGCTGCGTTGATGAAACGAACAGCGCTTATGTCGAAGTCTAGACAGTAACAATGCTTGCATTTTACGACATGTTACACGTGATCAGGGAGGGTCATGTTCCCTGCACTGCACAAGACAAAAATCGGACGAAGCGAGTCTTTCTTTTCTTCTTATGGTCAAGCAAATGGATCGTTGAATAGCTTGTAACAGAATACTATTAAAAAATGTAGGAACAAAATTCCCTATAACTAAGGACTTATTTGTGTACTAACCAAAAAAAGGAAATTGGTTTTGCAGAGAGAGGGAAGAGAAAGTTGAAGAGAGAGTGTATTTTTGGTCACTTAGCAAATTAGGGGTGTTTGTGATAGAAGCAAATTTCCCTATAACGAATGTTCAATCAATACTATGTTTCATGCTCTTAGAGTTACATGTCGTAAAATGAGTTTCTACGTGATATCGTAGAGTTCGTTATATAGTAGTTGTAATGTTATATCAGTTATCTAAAAAACAAAATTAGGTTTTAAAAATAGTTCAAAAGTATGGATTAGTTTTGGGAAGATTACTCAAATAACACTAATCTTTGTTTTTATTACTAGATTAACACTAATTTTTTTTTATTTACAAAACTGTTTTTTGTACCCAAATTGCCCTCATGTCCTTTGTTAACAAAAAAAAATATTTATCAAAAATGCTATTACTATTTTATAAAAAAAAATTATTTTCAAAATTGATAAAAAACATGCCGTTAAAAACCTGTGATACATGATAACAGATTTATTAATTTCTGGCAAATTTATTTCATCCCGCAGATTTACCTTGGCAGACTTAATATTGTTATAGACTTTTATAAAAACTCTGCCATACATTACAATAGACATATTTAAGTTAGCAGATTTGTTTAAGCTCGTAGACTTTTATAGCAGATTTTTAATCCTATGATAGCAGTTTTTTAATATGTGGAAGACTTTTTTTCGGATCGATGTTTTTTTTCGCGGACTCTTATTTTAGTTTGGCAGATTGTTCTATATTCGAGATGGCAAACTTATATTATCTTACTTTATCTATGGCAAAGTTTTCGTATAGTAGTCTTTATAGCAAACTTATAAGTTAATAACAAAACTAACTTTTAGTTGATAGCATACTTTTATACGACATGGCAGACTTATAAGAGTTCTATGTAGTGAAAGACCTTTTTAAAATAAACCAGATTCCGGTTTACTAATTGAACCGAGTAAGATTAAAATTTCCGGTTAAGTTATGACAAAATTGAGCCCAAAAAATCGATTATTAACTCCTAGGTTTAGCCGCAACATCTTCTCCAAGACACGTTTTTCTCCTTTACTAACAACTGGATTTCATGTTAATCCCAAGAAAATTTGATGGAAGGTCTTAAAACAGTTTGTGGTCAGTGGCTATTCGAGAAGGAAAGGTGG
Proteins encoded in this window:
- the LOC106342228 gene encoding elongation factor 1-alpha 1; protein product: MGKEKFHINIVVIGHVDSGKSTTTGHLIYKLGGIDKRVIERFEKEAAEMNKRSFKYAWVLDKLKAERERGITIDIALWKFETTKYYCTVIDAPGHRDFIKNMITGTSQADCAVLIIDSTTGGFEAGISKDGQTREHALLAFTLGVKQMICCCNKMDATTPKYSKARYDEIIKEVSSYLKKVGYNPDKIPFVPISGFEGDNMIERSTNLDWYKGPTLLEALDQINEPKRPSDKPLRLPLQDVYKIGGIGTVPVGRVETGMLKPGMVVTFAPSGLTTEVKSVEMHHESLVEALPGDNVGFNVKNVAVKDLKRGYVASNSKDDPAKGAANFTSQVIIMNHPGQIGNGYAPVLDCHTSHIAVKFSEILTKIDRRSGKEIEKEPKFLKNGDAGMVKMTPTKPMVVETFSEYPPLGRFAVRDMRQTVAVGVIKSVDKKDPTGAKVTKAAVKKGAK